Proteins found in one Streptococcus anginosus subsp. whileyi MAS624 genomic segment:
- a CDS encoding nucleotidyltransferase — protein sequence MTITGIIAEFNPFHNGHKYLLEQAKGLKIVAMSGNFVQRGEPAIVDKWTRAEMALRNGADLVVELPFLVAVQSADYFAQGAVDILERLSVNKLTFGTEEVLDYQYFSQIYGDNRQKMVDYIQDLPDDLSYPQKTQKMWEKFAGVKFTGNTPNHILGLSYAKACANKAIELLPIKRQGAGYHSQEENLKYASATALRERLNCPDFLEKFTPAHELLIQSPKVTWSALYPLLRYQIISHPDLTSFYQVNQELAVRLQEAVKTSYSVEELVEQVATKRYTKARIRRILTYILVGARNDQLPSGIHILGFTQAGREHLKKMKGKTDFISRIGQEPWDSLTQRADCIYQLGNAQLEEQNFGKIPIIVD from the coding sequence ATGACCATCACAGGCATTATCGCAGAATTTAATCCCTTCCACAATGGTCACAAATACTTGCTAGAGCAGGCTAAAGGTTTGAAAATTGTTGCCATGAGTGGCAATTTTGTCCAACGTGGTGAGCCTGCGATTGTGGATAAGTGGACACGCGCGGAAATGGCTCTGCGAAATGGCGCTGATTTGGTGGTTGAATTACCATTTTTGGTGGCTGTTCAGTCAGCTGACTACTTTGCACAAGGAGCAGTAGATATTTTAGAACGCCTTAGTGTGAATAAGTTGACCTTTGGCACGGAAGAGGTCTTAGATTATCAATACTTTTCACAGATTTATGGGGATAATCGACAGAAAATGGTGGACTACATACAAGATTTGCCAGATGATTTGTCTTATCCACAGAAAACGCAGAAAATGTGGGAAAAGTTTGCTGGTGTGAAATTCACAGGCAATACACCCAATCATATTTTAGGGCTTTCTTATGCCAAAGCTTGCGCGAATAAGGCTATCGAGCTTCTCCCAATCAAACGTCAGGGAGCTGGTTATCATTCACAAGAAGAAAATTTAAAATACGCCTCTGCTACGGCTCTTAGAGAGCGTCTTAATTGTCCAGATTTTTTGGAGAAATTTACCCCGGCTCATGAACTGCTGATTCAGTCTCCCAAAGTGACCTGGTCAGCACTCTATCCTTTGCTGCGTTACCAGATTATCAGTCATCCCGATTTGACGAGTTTTTATCAGGTTAATCAAGAACTTGCGGTGCGCTTGCAGGAAGCAGTGAAAACCAGTTATAGCGTAGAGGAGTTGGTCGAACAAGTCGCAACCAAGCGATATACGAAAGCACGAATCAGACGAATTCTGACTTATATTTTGGTCGGTGCAAGAAATGATCAGTTGCCTAGCGGTATTCATATCTTGGGCTTTACTCAAGCAGGTCGAGAACATCTTAAAAAGATGAAAGGGAAAACAGACTTCATCAGTCGCATCGGTCAAGAACCATGGGATTCCTTAACCCAGCGAGCTGATTGTATTTATCAGCTAGGGAACGCCCAACTAGAGGAGCAGAATTTTGGGAAAATCCCGATAATAGTAGATTGA
- a CDS encoding YebC/PmpR family DNA-binding transcriptional regulator codes for MGRKWANIVAKKTAKDGANSKVYAKFGVEIYVAAKKGEPDPESNSALKFVIERAKQAQVPKHVIDKALDKAKGNTDETFTEGRYEGFGPNGSMLIVDTLTSNVNRTAANVRSAFGKNGGNMGASGSVSYMFDNKGVIVFAGDDADSVFEQLLEADVDVDDVEAEDGSITVYTAPTDLHKALTALRESGVEEFQVTELEMIPQSDVTLSGEDLETFEKLYAVLEDDEDVQKIYTNVEGF; via the coding sequence ATGGGACGTAAATGGGCCAATATTGTGGCAAAAAAGACTGCCAAAGATGGTGCAAACTCAAAGGTTTATGCTAAATTTGGTGTTGAAATCTATGTAGCAGCTAAAAAAGGAGAGCCAGATCCAGAATCGAACTCAGCTTTGAAATTTGTTATTGAACGTGCGAAACAAGCGCAAGTGCCAAAGCATGTCATTGACAAAGCACTGGATAAGGCAAAAGGAAACACAGACGAAACCTTTACAGAGGGGCGTTATGAAGGGTTTGGACCAAATGGTTCTATGCTCATCGTTGATACACTAACTTCAAATGTCAACCGTACGGCAGCCAATGTTCGCTCTGCCTTTGGTAAAAACGGTGGAAATATGGGAGCAAGTGGCTCAGTTTCTTATATGTTTGATAATAAAGGTGTGATTGTGTTTGCAGGAGACGATGCAGACAGTGTTTTTGAACAACTGTTAGAAGCAGATGTAGACGTAGATGATGTAGAAGCAGAAGATGGAAGCATTACAGTTTATACAGCACCAACAGACCTGCACAAGGCTTTGACGGCTCTCCGTGAATCTGGTGTAGAAGAATTCCAAGTCACCGAATTGGAAATGATTCCGCAATCTGATGTGACCTTATCAGGTGAAGACTTAGAAACATTTGAAAAATTGTATGCTGTTTTGGAAGATGACGAAGATGTCCAAAAGATTTATACAAATGTAGAAGGATTTTAA
- a CDS encoding helix-turn-helix domain-containing protein produces the protein MKKQTLGMMISSLRKAKGMTQLELAEKMGVTDKAVSKWERDLSYPDINTIPKLADLFDTSVDELMQGQTVMKENKKNRKSDIVDTVLRGLGVSMGIVVVVLSALGKVDTKAALTMLGLGLASLSISSLKDRNE, from the coding sequence ATGAAAAAACAAACACTAGGTATGATGATTTCATCATTAAGGAAAGCAAAAGGGATGACACAATTAGAACTGGCTGAAAAGATGGGGGTCACTGATAAGGCTGTTTCAAAATGGGAAAGAGATTTATCCTATCCAGATATTAATACCATTCCTAAATTAGCAGACCTGTTTGATACATCGGTAGATGAGCTGATGCAAGGACAGACAGTGATGAAAGAAAACAAGAAAAATAGAAAATCTGATATTGTTGACACCGTGTTGAGAGGACTTGGAGTATCCATGGGGATTGTTGTAGTGGTTTTATCTGCTTTAGGAAAAGTGGACACTAAGGCTGCACTGACAATGCTTGGACTTGGTTTAGCCAGCCTTTCTATTTCCTCACTAAAGGATAGAAACGAATGA
- a CDS encoding amino acid ABC transporter substrate-binding protein: MKKVLKYSSLAALGFLTIGALAACSNSKSTTSSGKTEIKVATNASPKPFNYEENGKLTGYEIEVVRAIFKDSDKYKVKFETTEWSGIFAGLDSDRYQMAVNNISYTKERARKYLYAAPTAKNPNVLVIKKSDKSIQSLDDIGGKTTEVVQGTTTAAQLEKYNQEHVSNPTKISYTKADFQQIMSHLNDGKFDYKIFDKIGVETVIKNQKLDNLKVIDLPSDQQPYVYPLLAKGQDELKTFVNKRIQELYKDGTLEKLSQKFFGGSYLPAEADVK, from the coding sequence ATGAAAAAAGTGTTGAAATATTCTTCTTTAGCAGCCCTTGGTTTTTTGACAATAGGAGCTTTAGCAGCGTGCTCCAATTCAAAATCAACGACTTCATCTGGAAAAACAGAAATTAAAGTCGCAACGAATGCTTCACCCAAACCATTTAACTATGAAGAAAATGGTAAATTAACAGGTTATGAAATCGAAGTAGTTCGTGCAATCTTCAAAGATTCTGACAAATACAAGGTAAAATTTGAAACAACAGAGTGGTCAGGTATTTTCGCAGGTCTGGATAGTGATCGCTACCAAATGGCGGTCAACAATATCAGCTATACAAAAGAACGTGCAAGAAAGTATTTGTATGCAGCTCCAACTGCTAAAAATCCAAACGTTTTAGTGATAAAAAAATCTGATAAAAGCATTCAATCGCTGGATGATATTGGTGGCAAGACAACAGAAGTTGTACAAGGGACAACGACTGCAGCACAATTAGAAAAATACAATCAAGAACATGTTAGCAATCCAACGAAAATTAGCTATACAAAAGCAGATTTTCAACAGATTATGAGTCATTTAAACGACGGTAAGTTTGATTATAAGATTTTTGATAAAATTGGTGTTGAAACAGTCATTAAAAATCAAAAACTGGACAACTTGAAAGTGATTGATTTACCAAGTGATCAACAACCTTATGTTTATCCGCTTTTAGCAAAAGGACAAGATGAGTTGAAAACATTTGTTAATAAGCGCATTCAAGAGTTGTATAAAGACGGAACTTTGGAAAAATTATCCCAAAAATTCTTTGGCGGTAGTTACTTGCCAGCGGAAGCAGATGTGAAATAA
- a CDS encoding MetQ/NlpA family ABC transporter substrate-binding protein codes for MKLKKWFGITALAAAAVIGLAACGSGNKSDNAKTVKIGVMTKSDSEEKRWDKIQELLKKDNIKLEFTEFTDYSQPNKAVADGAVDINAFQHYYFLNNWNKENKQDLVAAAETYISPIRLYSGTKNGKNKYTKVDQIPNGAEIAVPNDATNESRALNLLQSAGLIKLDKSGNELATVANIKENPKKLKITELDASQTARSLTSVDAAVVNNTFVTEAKLDYKKALFIEPKDKNSKQWFNIIAAKKDWEKSPKADAIKKLIKAYHSDEVKKVVEETSDGLDQPVW; via the coding sequence ATGAAATTGAAAAAATGGTTTGGAATAACGGCTCTAGCAGCTGCAGCAGTGATTGGCTTAGCAGCTTGTGGTTCAGGAAATAAAAGTGATAACGCCAAAACGGTTAAGATTGGTGTGATGACAAAGAGCGACTCAGAAGAAAAACGCTGGGACAAGATCCAAGAATTGTTGAAAAAAGACAATATTAAATTGGAATTTACAGAATTTACGGACTACTCGCAACCAAATAAAGCGGTTGCTGATGGTGCAGTGGATATCAATGCTTTCCAACATTACTATTTCTTGAACAATTGGAACAAGGAAAACAAGCAAGACTTAGTCGCAGCTGCTGAAACTTATATCTCACCCATTCGTCTCTACTCTGGTACCAAAAATGGAAAAAATAAATATACAAAAGTAGACCAAATTCCAAATGGTGCAGAAATTGCGGTTCCAAATGATGCGACAAATGAAAGTCGGGCGCTTAATTTATTACAATCTGCAGGATTGATTAAATTAGACAAGTCTGGAAATGAATTGGCAACTGTGGCAAATATCAAAGAAAATCCGAAAAAATTGAAAATTACAGAATTGGATGCTAGTCAAACAGCTCGCTCATTGACTTCAGTAGATGCAGCCGTTGTAAACAATACATTTGTAACAGAAGCAAAATTGGACTATAAAAAAGCCTTGTTCATTGAACCGAAAGATAAAAATTCAAAACAATGGTTTAACATCATTGCAGCTAAAAAAGATTGGGAAAAATCTCCAAAAGCAGATGCCATTAAGAAACTCATTAAAGCTTATCATTCAGATGAAGTGAAAAAAGTGGTTGAAGAAACATCAGATGGTTTAGACCAACCGGTTTGGTAA
- a CDS encoding M20/M25/M40 family metallo-hydrolase gives MTFSSEEEQIKKFEQDIVTQEYIAILRTLIAKKSIFAQQVGLQEVAAYLKEIFTRAGAEVELDDSYTAPFVIAKFKSSNPTAKTIIFYNHYDTVPADSDQIWTDDPFTLSIRDGGMYGRGVDDDKGHIIARLTAMQKYLQKHKTLPVNVIFMMEGAEESASVDLEKYLAKHKVLLQGADLLVWEQGIKNSLGQLEISGGNKGIVTFDMKVKSAEVDIHSSFGGVIDSASWYLLNALASLRDKDGCIQVEGLYDQVITPNQRELALVEQYAQRSPEEVETIYGLELPLLQEEKKSFLNRIFFEPSLNIEGITSGYQGQGVKTILPSEASAKVEVRLVPGLEPHGVLELIRKQLDKNGFDKVELVYTLGEMSYRSDMSALPILNVIELAKKFYQKGVSVLPTTAGTGPMHTVFEALEVPMVAFGLGNANSRDHGGDENVRISDYYTHIELVEELIVSYE, from the coding sequence ATGACATTTTCAAGTGAAGAAGAGCAAATTAAAAAATTTGAACAAGATATAGTAACACAAGAATATATCGCCATTTTACGAACTTTGATTGCTAAAAAATCAATCTTCGCTCAACAAGTCGGTTTACAAGAAGTGGCTGCTTATCTAAAAGAAATCTTTACAAGAGCTGGTGCGGAGGTGGAATTAGATGATAGCTATACAGCGCCATTTGTGATAGCGAAGTTTAAAAGTTCAAACCCTACAGCTAAGACAATTATTTTTTATAATCACTACGACACGGTTCCGGCAGATAGCGATCAGATTTGGACAGATGACCCATTTACCTTATCTATTCGAGACGGTGGCATGTATGGTCGCGGAGTAGATGATGACAAAGGACATATTATCGCGCGTTTGACGGCTATGCAAAAATATTTACAAAAGCATAAAACGTTACCTGTCAATGTCATTTTTATGATGGAAGGAGCAGAAGAGTCTGCTTCTGTTGATTTAGAAAAATACCTAGCCAAACACAAGGTGCTTCTGCAAGGGGCAGATCTTCTCGTTTGGGAACAAGGAATTAAAAATTCTTTGGGTCAACTAGAAATTTCTGGTGGGAACAAGGGAATTGTGACCTTTGATATGAAGGTCAAAAGTGCGGAAGTGGATATTCATTCTAGCTTTGGTGGTGTGATTGATTCGGCTTCTTGGTACTTGTTGAACGCCCTTGCTAGCTTGAGAGATAAGGATGGATGTATTCAGGTAGAAGGGCTTTATGATCAAGTAATCACACCTAATCAACGAGAGTTAGCTTTAGTGGAACAATACGCTCAGCGCAGTCCAGAAGAAGTAGAAACTATTTATGGTTTGGAATTACCTTTATTACAAGAAGAGAAAAAATCTTTTTTAAATCGAATTTTCTTTGAACCATCTTTGAACATTGAAGGAATTACTTCTGGTTACCAAGGTCAAGGAGTGAAGACGATTCTTCCGTCAGAAGCTTCGGCAAAAGTAGAGGTTCGCTTAGTGCCAGGACTGGAACCACATGGAGTATTGGAACTGATTCGCAAACAACTCGACAAAAATGGTTTTGATAAGGTAGAATTAGTTTATACTTTGGGAGAAATGAGCTATCGTAGTGATATGAGTGCGTTGCCGATTTTAAATGTCATTGAATTAGCTAAGAAATTCTATCAAAAAGGAGTTTCTGTCTTACCAACCACAGCAGGTACAGGACCGATGCACACGGTATTTGAAGCACTTGAGGTACCAATGGTCGCCTTTGGACTTGGAAATGCGAATAGTCGAGACCATGGCGGTGATGAGAATGTACGCATTTCAGATTATTACACCCATATTGAATTAGTAGAGGAGCTGATTGTAAGTTATGAGTAA